One genomic segment of Bifidobacterium breve DSM 20213 = JCM 1192 includes these proteins:
- a CDS encoding sugar nucleotide-binding protein yields MAFEFEKELKVEKTNIPGLLVFDLPVHGDNRGWFKENWQRAKMMGLGLPDFGPVQNNISYNATKGVTRGIHAEPWDKYISIAAGEVFGAWVDLRPGESFGQVYTTRLDPSKAIYVPRGVGNSFQALQDGTVYTYLVNAHWSLEQKKTYTFVNLADPELNIQWPIPLEESERSEADLHHPMLKDAKPMAPKRTLVTGCNGQLGHAIRAYAEAHGLEGFEYTDIDEFDFSDPKAYEAYDWSLYGTIINAGAYTAVDKAETAEGRPIAWKANAQGPALLAKVAKDHHITLVHVSSDYVFDGTAKEHTETEAFAPLGVYGQTKAAGDIAVANAPEHYILRSSWVIGEGRNFVKTMMMLSNKVADPADKLNQVTVVDDQYGRLTFTRDMAEAIFHLLDSHAPYGTYNLTGSGAVKSWADIAAEVFDLTNGNGSKVKPISTAEYFANATNPVSPRPVNSALDLAKIGEAGYAPADWEETLKTYVQKELG; encoded by the coding sequence ATGGCATTTGAATTCGAGAAGGAACTGAAGGTCGAGAAGACGAACATCCCGGGCCTTCTGGTGTTCGACCTGCCGGTGCATGGCGACAACCGTGGCTGGTTCAAGGAAAACTGGCAGCGCGCCAAGATGATGGGTCTGGGTCTGCCGGACTTCGGCCCGGTGCAGAACAACATCAGCTACAACGCCACCAAGGGCGTCACCCGTGGCATTCACGCGGAGCCGTGGGACAAGTACATCAGCATCGCGGCCGGCGAGGTCTTCGGCGCATGGGTTGACCTGCGCCCGGGCGAGAGCTTCGGCCAGGTGTACACGACCCGTTTGGATCCGTCCAAGGCAATCTACGTGCCTCGCGGCGTGGGCAACAGCTTCCAGGCACTGCAGGACGGCACGGTGTACACGTATCTGGTGAACGCGCACTGGTCGCTCGAACAGAAGAAAACCTACACGTTCGTGAACCTTGCGGATCCGGAACTGAACATCCAGTGGCCGATTCCGCTGGAGGAGTCCGAGCGCAGCGAGGCCGATCTGCACCATCCGATGCTCAAGGACGCCAAGCCCATGGCTCCCAAGCGCACCCTGGTGACGGGCTGCAACGGCCAGCTGGGCCACGCGATTCGCGCCTACGCGGAAGCGCATGGTCTGGAGGGCTTCGAGTACACGGACATCGACGAGTTCGACTTCTCCGACCCGAAGGCATACGAGGCATACGATTGGAGCCTGTACGGCACGATCATCAACGCCGGTGCCTACACGGCCGTCGACAAGGCCGAGACCGCTGAAGGCCGTCCGATCGCGTGGAAGGCGAATGCCCAGGGTCCGGCTCTGCTGGCCAAGGTGGCCAAGGACCACCACATCACCCTCGTGCACGTGAGTTCGGATTATGTGTTCGACGGCACCGCCAAGGAACACACGGAGACGGAGGCGTTCGCCCCGCTTGGCGTGTACGGCCAGACCAAGGCTGCGGGCGACATCGCCGTGGCCAACGCACCCGAGCATTACATCCTGCGTTCCAGCTGGGTGATCGGCGAGGGGCGCAACTTCGTGAAGACCATGATGATGCTGTCCAACAAGGTCGCCGACCCGGCCGACAAGCTGAATCAGGTCACCGTGGTGGACGACCAGTACGGTCGCCTGACCTTCACCCGCGACATGGCCGAGGCGATCTTCCACCTGCTTGACAGCCACGCCCCCTACGGCACCTACAACCTGACCGGTTCCGGCGCCGTGAAGTCCTGGGCTGATATCGCGGCCGAGGTGTTCGACCTGACGAACGGCAACGGCAGCAAGGTCAAGCCCATCAGCACCGCCGAGTACTTCGCGAACGCGACCAACCCGGTATCTCCGCGTCCGGTCAACTCCGCACTGGATCTTGCCAAGATCGGTGAAGCCGGATACGCGCCCGCTGACTGGGAAGAGACCCTCAAGACCTACGTGCAGAAGGAACTCGGCTGA
- a CDS encoding L,D-transpeptidase family protein has protein sequence MRRTITKHAFVVIAVMAAFMAVLLSPIPQASADEGSRDMYRLYNPNSGEHFYTADSNERDHLTGVGWVYEGIGWRAPVQSSVPVYRLYNSNAGDHHYTLNSYERDMLVSKGWRYEGIGWYSSDTNRSYPLYRQYNPNAKAGAHNYTLNSNEKDMLVRAGWHDEGLAWYGVGPGEGAPVPQYQRPSGGTYPNLSVTPNLSINVSIADQRVYVKSGSNVIYTLIASTGVNNATPRGTFRIGNRGSSFYNAREGMGANYWVAFEPTNTYLFHSVPTNSSGQYIVSEGYKLGQPASHGCVRLSIPDAQWFYQQLPSGTVVHIF, from the coding sequence ATGAGAAGGACTATCACTAAGCATGCATTCGTCGTAATAGCGGTTATGGCGGCGTTTATGGCAGTGCTGTTGTCACCTATTCCACAGGCCTCAGCAGATGAGGGCTCGCGAGACATGTACCGTCTCTACAATCCGAATTCCGGCGAGCACTTCTACACGGCAGACAGCAACGAGCGCGATCATCTTACTGGCGTTGGCTGGGTGTACGAGGGTATTGGTTGGCGCGCACCGGTTCAATCGTCTGTTCCGGTGTACCGTTTGTATAACTCCAATGCCGGTGACCACCATTACACGCTGAACAGTTATGAGAGGGACATGCTTGTCTCGAAAGGTTGGCGATATGAAGGTATCGGTTGGTATTCCTCCGATACTAATCGAAGCTATCCGCTGTACCGCCAGTACAATCCGAATGCCAAAGCCGGTGCTCATAACTACACGTTGAACAGCAATGAGAAAGACATGCTGGTTCGCGCGGGTTGGCATGATGAAGGATTGGCCTGGTATGGTGTCGGTCCAGGTGAAGGAGCGCCGGTTCCGCAATATCAGCGGCCATCCGGTGGCACGTACCCGAACCTGAGCGTAACGCCGAACCTGAGTATCAATGTATCGATTGCCGATCAACGTGTATATGTCAAAAGTGGTTCAAACGTTATCTACACGCTGATTGCTTCAACGGGCGTCAACAACGCAACTCCTAGGGGAACTTTCCGTATCGGGAATCGTGGTTCCTCCTTCTACAATGCACGCGAGGGTATGGGGGCCAATTACTGGGTTGCATTTGAACCCACCAATACGTATCTTTTCCATTCGGTTCCCACGAATTCGAGTGGTCAATACATCGTCAGTGAAGGCTATAAGCTAGGTCAGCCCGCCTCACACGGATGTGTTCGCTTGAGCATCCCGGACGCTCAGTGGTTTTATCAGCAATTACCGAGTGGAACCGTGGTGCATATTTTTTGA
- a CDS encoding glycosyltransferase family 2 protein, translated as MFENNQPSVAVLLPCFNEEVTIGKVVRNFKAALPDATVYVYDNNSTDRTAEIAAAEGAIVRREPRQGKGNVIRAMFEDIDADVYVMADGDDTYPADAAPAMVSKVLDGYDMVIGDRLSSTYFQENKRPFHNFGNRLVRGSINGLFNAHVTDIMTGYRAFSFTFVKTYPVLSRGFEVETEMTIHSLNNNLRLYEMPIQYRDRPAGSVSKLDTVGDGIKVMSTIFRMIREYKPLPFFGTIGLLIGAIGILLCGGVTYEFTKTGLVARFPTLIGAIMLVIVGLLLFATGIILDVIAKNDRKTFITDTNQFAYLRRHFTKRQRSE; from the coding sequence ATGTTCGAGAATAATCAGCCTTCCGTTGCGGTGCTTCTTCCTTGTTTTAACGAGGAGGTCACGATCGGCAAGGTGGTGCGCAACTTCAAGGCCGCGCTGCCGGATGCTACGGTCTACGTGTACGACAACAACTCCACCGACCGCACCGCCGAGATCGCCGCAGCCGAGGGCGCCATCGTTCGCCGCGAGCCCCGCCAGGGCAAGGGCAACGTGATCCGGGCCATGTTCGAGGACATCGACGCGGACGTGTACGTCATGGCCGACGGCGACGACACCTACCCGGCCGACGCGGCACCCGCCATGGTGTCCAAGGTGCTCGACGGCTACGACATGGTCATCGGCGACCGGCTCTCCTCCACCTACTTCCAAGAGAACAAGCGGCCCTTCCACAACTTCGGCAACCGGCTGGTCCGCGGTTCCATCAACGGCCTGTTCAATGCGCATGTCACCGACATCATGACCGGATACCGGGCGTTCAGCTTCACGTTCGTCAAGACCTATCCCGTGCTCTCGCGCGGCTTCGAAGTCGAGACCGAGATGACCATCCACTCGCTGAACAACAACCTACGGCTCTACGAGATGCCCATCCAGTACCGGGACCGGCCCGCCGGATCAGTATCCAAGCTCGACACCGTGGGCGACGGTATCAAGGTCATGAGCACCATATTCCGCATGATCCGCGAATACAAGCCCCTGCCCTTCTTCGGCACCATCGGCCTTCTCATCGGCGCCATCGGCATCCTGCTGTGCGGGGGGGTCACCTACGAGTTCACCAAGACCGGGCTCGTGGCCCGCTTCCCCACGCTCATCGGCGCCATCATGCTCGTCATCGTCGGCCTGCTGCTGTTCGCCACCGGCATCATCCTCGACGTCATCGCCAAGAACGACCGCAAGACCTTCATCACCGACACCAACCAATTCGCATACCTCAGGCGACACTTCACTAAGCGTCAACGTTCTGAATAG
- a CDS encoding DUF7657 domain-containing protein: MVMSAYPSIRERLFRLAPVASTESVPVLCIRFLLILMPLLVIGAMIAFGVKPVGMWMHRHRFILGASVIAACVLLNISGSSIGMWNYWLGHDMSTDVVWGTPRIIRTDEYVVGTPLAFSQSYSGYSYFNDLFGNKPADMFIVKDAPVLALAELFRPFHWGYILFGSSRGLAFYWSARLVVLFLAAYEFFLCISNDRRQEKHKGVAFVGAILIACAPLVQWWFAVNALPEMLIAIFVSIVCFDRYLGDTESGHRAAYAAVILICAGMFALTLYPAWQISLGYLLAVLILCIVIRHWGHIRISQKDALIFVGEIALFCVILGSAVVTSWGTIQSMLHTAYPGARQSIGGGLPPLSLISSVGTLFFPFKDYAVDSVTTNMVEASRFVDLFPLGIILAVFGMIKRKKVDVLSAWLITVITLFSVFACVGMPLWLSKIMMLTSVTSGRCVVVLGVANIAVLVRAAAIIDGELSWKQSLLVTFVFAAILAWANHAMYLSYIGRLLVVVCFAIAGLLSFAVLNNGVIARTVVAPIVSVGLLVSGLSVNPVQYGSAPVTKQPLIQQVQSLQSENPGMWAIDDAFGSQLANLAVANGINTLNALEVTPDLATWKKLDPNGQWEEIYNRYAFVSVNVVEQESADVFTLVAPDSFTVHVTPEQLRKLGVSNVLSPQKLDAMQFNGYSFERIGETINGRTPYRIVQHQ, encoded by the coding sequence ATGGTTATGTCGGCGTATCCAAGCATTCGCGAACGTCTGTTTCGGCTGGCTCCTGTTGCTTCAACGGAGTCTGTTCCGGTGCTGTGCATCCGGTTCCTGCTGATATTGATGCCTCTGCTGGTGATTGGCGCCATGATTGCTTTTGGCGTGAAGCCGGTGGGTATGTGGATGCACCGCCATCGCTTCATACTCGGAGCAAGTGTCATAGCGGCTTGCGTGCTGTTGAATATTAGCGGCTCATCCATAGGCATGTGGAATTACTGGCTGGGACATGACATGTCTACGGACGTGGTATGGGGAACCCCTCGCATAATACGAACCGACGAATATGTGGTGGGCACTCCTCTGGCTTTTTCGCAAAGCTACTCCGGGTATAGCTACTTTAATGATTTGTTTGGCAATAAACCGGCGGACATGTTCATCGTCAAGGATGCACCTGTGCTGGCTCTTGCCGAGTTGTTTAGGCCGTTCCATTGGGGGTATATCCTCTTCGGCAGTAGCCGAGGACTTGCTTTTTATTGGTCTGCGCGCCTAGTGGTACTTTTCTTGGCCGCATATGAGTTCTTCCTCTGCATCAGCAATGATCGCCGGCAGGAGAAACACAAGGGTGTAGCGTTCGTTGGTGCAATCCTCATTGCATGTGCCCCGTTGGTGCAATGGTGGTTCGCAGTCAACGCACTGCCTGAGATGCTTATCGCAATATTCGTGTCCATCGTGTGCTTTGATCGATATCTTGGCGATACCGAGTCTGGCCATAGGGCCGCATATGCCGCAGTGATTCTGATATGCGCCGGGATGTTTGCACTGACCTTGTATCCCGCATGGCAAATCTCTCTGGGTTATCTTCTTGCGGTGCTGATTCTTTGTATTGTCATACGGCATTGGGGACATATTCGAATTTCACAGAAAGACGCCCTGATTTTTGTGGGCGAAATTGCCTTATTCTGTGTGATTCTTGGCTCTGCAGTGGTGACTTCGTGGGGCACAATTCAATCCATGCTGCACACGGCATATCCGGGCGCAAGGCAATCCATCGGAGGAGGGCTGCCCCCTCTGTCGCTGATATCATCCGTGGGCACTCTCTTTTTCCCGTTCAAGGATTATGCCGTTGACTCTGTAACAACAAATATGGTTGAGGCATCACGTTTCGTAGATCTATTCCCGCTCGGAATAATTCTTGCCGTATTCGGCATGATAAAGCGCAAAAAAGTGGATGTGCTTAGTGCCTGGCTTATTACAGTCATAACGTTGTTCTCAGTATTTGCCTGCGTGGGTATGCCGCTTTGGCTTTCTAAGATAATGATGTTGACTTCTGTGACTAGCGGCCGATGCGTGGTGGTTTTGGGCGTTGCGAATATCGCAGTGTTGGTGCGTGCGGCGGCCATTATCGATGGCGAACTTTCTTGGAAGCAGTCATTACTGGTGACTTTTGTGTTTGCCGCGATATTGGCATGGGCTAATCATGCGATGTATCTCTCGTACATTGGGCGGCTGCTGGTCGTGGTGTGTTTTGCCATAGCGGGTTTGCTCAGTTTCGCTGTTCTGAATAACGGCGTAATTGCTCGCACAGTTGTGGCGCCAATTGTGTCCGTTGGGCTGTTGGTATCAGGTTTGTCTGTGAATCCTGTGCAGTATGGGAGTGCGCCCGTGACTAAGCAGCCGCTGATACAACAAGTGCAGTCGCTGCAATCTGAGAATCCAGGAATGTGGGCAATAGATGATGCATTCGGCTCTCAGCTGGCGAATCTTGCAGTGGCAAATGGAATAAACACATTGAATGCGTTGGAAGTCACTCCTGATCTTGCCACATGGAAGAAGCTTGATCCCAATGGACAATGGGAAGAAATCTACAATCGGTATGCATTTGTTTCTGTGAATGTCGTGGAACAGGAGTCGGCCGATGTGTTCACATTAGTCGCGCCTGATTCGTTTACCGTGCATGTCACGCCGGAGCAATTGCGCAAGCTAGGTGTGAGCAATGTGCTTTCTCCGCAGAAACTGGATGCGATGCAGTTCAATGGGTATTCGTTCGAGCGCATTGGCGAAACGATTAATGGGCGAACCCCATATCGGATTGTTCAGCACCAGTAA
- a CDS encoding ABC transporter ATP-binding protein: MNKMDKAMEQKNADRPVALKVEHVSKNFKLPVERAGSLKNMLFNWLRGIRGYRTQEVLKDITFDIKQGEFFGIVGKNGSGKSTLLKLISQIYTPNTGTIEVDGKLVPFIELGVGFNPELTGRENVYLNGAMLGFSNDEIDAMYDDIVEFAELGDFMEQKLKNYSSGMQVRLAFSVAIKSQGDILVLDEVLAVGDEAFQKKCQNYFFEAKRNKKTVILVTHSMPDVRRYCDRAMLIQDGYIAKIGDPDEIADAYSDSFLPPREVVEARQKEAAIRNAVTVNAVNVAVDGETQKFLDTREDFTMNVDFECDRPVPANQLFIDVFDGRNVPVLSMPFGFEDDKISAGKHTAEFAVKNVLAFGDFRICIALQTDSERLQLAENACRFHIKGSAAEVMSVVNPDNTVQVTID, encoded by the coding sequence ATGAACAAGATGGACAAAGCGATGGAGCAGAAGAACGCTGACCGACCGGTGGCGCTCAAGGTGGAGCACGTATCCAAGAACTTCAAACTTCCGGTTGAACGTGCTGGCAGCCTGAAGAACATGCTGTTCAATTGGCTCCGTGGCATTCGCGGGTACCGTACGCAGGAAGTGCTGAAAGACATCACCTTTGATATCAAACAAGGTGAGTTTTTCGGCATTGTCGGTAAGAACGGCTCTGGTAAATCCACTCTGCTGAAACTGATTTCCCAGATTTACACGCCGAATACAGGCACAATCGAGGTGGACGGCAAACTCGTGCCCTTTATTGAGTTGGGTGTTGGATTCAATCCTGAACTGACTGGCCGCGAGAACGTATATCTCAATGGTGCCATGCTTGGTTTCTCCAACGACGAGATTGATGCCATGTATGACGACATCGTGGAGTTCGCCGAACTCGGCGACTTCATGGAACAGAAGCTGAAGAACTACTCCAGCGGTATGCAAGTGCGTCTGGCATTCTCTGTGGCAATTAAATCGCAGGGCGACATCCTCGTTCTTGATGAGGTGCTTGCCGTGGGCGATGAAGCTTTCCAGAAGAAGTGCCAGAACTATTTCTTTGAGGCGAAGCGCAACAAGAAGACGGTTATTCTGGTCACCCACTCCATGCCGGATGTGCGCAGGTATTGCGATCGGGCAATGCTCATTCAGGACGGCTATATTGCGAAGATCGGCGACCCTGACGAGATTGCCGATGCTTACTCGGATTCGTTCCTTCCCCCGCGCGAAGTAGTGGAGGCACGGCAAAAGGAAGCGGCTATTCGCAATGCCGTGACCGTGAATGCCGTAAACGTTGCCGTCGATGGCGAGACGCAGAAATTCCTGGATACGCGCGAGGACTTCACCATGAATGTTGACTTCGAATGCGATCGTCCGGTTCCTGCGAACCAGCTGTTCATCGATGTGTTTGATGGCCGCAATGTTCCCGTGCTTTCCATGCCGTTTGGCTTCGAGGACGATAAGATTTCAGCCGGTAAGCATACGGCCGAATTTGCGGTGAAGAATGTGCTCGCATTTGGCGATTTCCGCATCTGTATTGCTCTGCAGACGGACTCTGAGCGTTTGCAGTTGGCAGAGAATGCCTGCAGATTCCACATCAAGGGATCCGCTGCGGAAGTGATGTCAGTGGTGAACCCGGACAATACGGTGCAAGTGACAATCGATTAA
- the rfbA gene encoding glucose-1-phosphate thymidylyltransferase RfbA → MKGIILAGGSGTRLYPLTTVTSKQLLPVYDKPMIYYPLSVLMMAGIRDILIISTPKDLPNFERLLGDGSQYGVSFSYKVQPSPDGLAQAFILGEEFIDGEPCALVLGDNIFYGNGLGRTLRKAATVEHGATVFGYYVDDPERYGVVEFDENKKAISIVEKPEHPASNYAVTGLYFYDERVTEFAKQVRPSPRGELEITDLNKMYLEDGTLNVQTLGRGYAWLDTGTMDSLYEAGEFVRTVQRAQGLPIAVAEEIAFENGWITRDELMEAAVKYGKSPYGKHLKDVADNKFIVKPMDR, encoded by the coding sequence ATGAAAGGCATCATTCTCGCTGGAGGTTCGGGCACGAGACTGTACCCTCTGACCACGGTGACCTCGAAGCAGCTGCTTCCCGTGTATGACAAGCCGATGATCTACTACCCGTTGAGCGTGCTGATGATGGCGGGCATCCGTGACATTCTGATCATCTCCACGCCGAAGGATCTGCCGAACTTCGAGCGTTTGTTGGGAGACGGCTCCCAGTATGGCGTGAGCTTCTCTTACAAGGTGCAGCCTTCCCCGGATGGCCTGGCCCAGGCATTCATCCTCGGCGAGGAGTTCATCGATGGTGAGCCGTGCGCGCTGGTGCTCGGCGACAACATCTTCTACGGCAACGGTTTGGGCAGGACACTGCGCAAGGCCGCCACGGTGGAACATGGTGCCACAGTGTTCGGCTACTACGTCGACGATCCTGAGCGATACGGCGTGGTCGAATTCGATGAGAACAAGAAGGCCATCTCCATCGTTGAGAAGCCGGAGCACCCGGCCAGCAACTATGCGGTGACCGGCCTGTACTTCTACGACGAACGCGTCACCGAGTTCGCCAAGCAGGTCAGGCCGTCCCCCCGTGGCGAGCTGGAGATTACCGATCTGAACAAGATGTATCTGGAAGACGGCACCCTCAATGTGCAGACGCTTGGCCGCGGCTATGCCTGGCTGGATACCGGCACCATGGACTCCCTGTATGAGGCAGGCGAATTCGTGCGCACCGTGCAGCGTGCTCAGGGCCTGCCGATCGCCGTTGCCGAAGAAATCGCTTTTGAGAACGGTTGGATTACTCGTGATGAGCTGATGGAGGCCGCTGTGAAGTATGGCAAGAGCCCGTATGGCAAGCATCTGAAGGATGTGGCGGATAATAAGTTCATCGTCAAACCGATGGATCGATAG
- the rfbB gene encoding dTDP-glucose 4,6-dehydratase yields MAEELFTPHNIIVTGGCGFIGSNFVHYVYNNHPDVHVTVLDALTYAGNLENIRGILGDRVEFVHGNICDAELLDKIVPGHDAIVHYAAESHNDNSIANPEPFLKTNVEGTFRLLEAARKYDVRYHHVSTDEVYGDLALDDPAKFTERTPYHPSSPYSSTKASSDLLVRAWHRTFGIRATISNCSNNYGPFQHVEKFIPRQITNILEGLRPKLYGNGENVRDWIHTDDHSTGVWTILTKGRLGETYLIGADGERNNITVLRDILTVMGKSPDAFDWVKDRPGHDRRYAIDSTKLRTELGWKPTHTDFQKGLEQTIKWYTDNRAWWEPAKAATEAKYKQQGQ; encoded by the coding sequence ATGGCTGAAGAACTGTTTACTCCCCATAACATCATTGTGACCGGTGGCTGTGGTTTCATCGGTTCGAATTTCGTCCATTACGTGTACAACAACCATCCGGACGTGCATGTGACGGTTTTGGACGCGTTGACGTATGCGGGCAACCTGGAGAACATCAGGGGCATCCTGGGCGACCGTGTGGAGTTCGTGCACGGCAACATCTGCGACGCCGAGCTGCTCGACAAGATCGTGCCGGGTCATGACGCGATCGTGCACTACGCCGCGGAATCCCACAACGACAACTCGATCGCGAACCCGGAGCCGTTCCTGAAGACGAACGTGGAGGGCACGTTCCGCCTGTTGGAGGCGGCCCGCAAGTACGACGTGCGCTACCACCACGTGAGCACGGACGAGGTGTACGGCGACCTGGCTTTGGACGATCCGGCCAAGTTCACGGAGCGGACCCCGTACCATCCGTCCAGCCCGTACAGCTCGACGAAGGCGAGCTCCGACCTGCTGGTGCGCGCATGGCACCGCACGTTCGGCATCCGCGCCACGATCAGCAACTGCTCGAACAACTACGGCCCCTTCCAGCATGTGGAGAAGTTCATCCCGCGCCAGATCACGAACATCCTTGAGGGCCTGCGCCCGAAGCTGTACGGCAACGGGGAGAACGTGCGCGACTGGATCCATACGGACGACCACTCCACCGGCGTGTGGACCATCCTGACCAAGGGCCGTCTGGGCGAGACCTACCTGATCGGCGCGGACGGGGAACGCAACAATATCACCGTGCTGCGCGACATCCTGACCGTGATGGGCAAGAGCCCGGACGCGTTCGACTGGGTGAAGGACCGTCCCGGCCACGACCGCCGCTACGCGATCGACTCCACCAAGCTGCGGACCGAGCTCGGCTGGAAGCCGACGCACACGGACTTCCAGAAGGGCCTGGAGCAGACCATCAAGTGGTACACGGACAACCGTGCCTGGTGGGAGCCGGCCAAGGCCGCCACCGAAGCCAAGTACAAGCAGCAGGGACAGTGA
- a CDS encoding ABC transporter permease: protein MNITEIFTRKNRLLLKAMVSTDFKLRYQQSFLGYIWSVLKPLMLFTIMYLVFVRFLKFGADVPHFSVALLLGIIMWNFFNETTTGGMMSIVGHGDLLRKIHFSKYVIVIASSMSAMINFGINFVVVVVFALINGVSLTWSWLLMVPLVLELYMLSLGIAFFLSAVYVNLRDLNPIWEVVMQAGFYATPIIYPISLITSKAGEYGPIFARLDLILNPVAQIVQDARHVMISPANQTIWQWVDNPFLQCWPIILSVLIFLGGLKYFTVKSQYFAELV, encoded by the coding sequence TTGAACATCACGGAAATCTTCACCAGGAAGAACCGCCTATTACTGAAGGCGATGGTTAGCACCGACTTCAAACTTCGTTACCAGCAGTCCTTCTTGGGATACATCTGGTCTGTGCTCAAGCCACTGATGCTGTTCACCATCATGTATCTCGTGTTCGTCCGGTTCCTGAAGTTCGGTGCTGATGTGCCTCACTTCTCCGTGGCGCTTTTGCTGGGCATCATCATGTGGAATTTCTTCAACGAAACCACTACCGGCGGCATGATGTCGATTGTGGGGCATGGTGATCTGCTGCGCAAGATTCACTTCTCGAAGTATGTGATTGTCATTGCCTCATCCATGAGCGCCATGATTAACTTCGGCATCAACTTTGTTGTGGTGGTGGTATTTGCTCTGATTAACGGCGTCAGTCTTACCTGGTCGTGGTTGCTGATGGTTCCTCTGGTGCTTGAGTTGTATATGCTGTCGTTGGGAATCGCTTTCTTCCTCAGTGCCGTGTATGTCAATCTGCGTGACTTGAACCCCATCTGGGAAGTGGTAATGCAGGCTGGATTCTATGCCACGCCTATTATCTACCCTATTTCCCTTATCACTTCAAAGGCGGGCGAATATGGTCCGATATTTGCCCGGCTCGATCTGATTCTCAACCCAGTGGCGCAAATCGTTCAGGATGCGCGTCATGTGATGATTAGCCCTGCAAATCAGACCATTTGGCAGTGGGTGGATAACCCATTCCTGCAGTGCTGGCCGATTATTCTTTCTGTACTGATCTTCTTGGGTGGTTTGAAGTATTTCACCGTTAAATCCCAGTACTTCGCGGAGTTGGTGTGA